In Longimicrobium sp., a genomic segment contains:
- a CDS encoding ComF family protein, with translation MPLRSPPKPSTPPLPPLPALARDLLAGALDLVFAPVCVACRQPIDTADSERVICRLCWLRCRPLPSPRCPRCWSPVPWGREPAPTCRTCAEWPAAIRAIRSAFAIGQAPRRMVHALKYRGWEAAAEPMAARMAALELPADVQAEAEIVVPIPTSAARLRERGYNQAGLLARGLARRTGRVLRTDLLLRTHSAGSQTALHPAERRANVARAFAVPPGAAGELRGEHVIVVDDVWTTGATALACVDALLAAGARVASVVTFARVVPELERQGAPAPRSS, from the coding sequence ATGCCCCTGCGGAGCCCGCCGAAACCATCGACCCCGCCCCTCCCGCCGCTGCCGGCGCTCGCGCGCGACCTGCTGGCCGGCGCGCTGGACCTGGTGTTCGCGCCGGTGTGCGTGGCGTGCCGCCAGCCCATCGACACCGCCGACAGCGAGCGCGTGATCTGCCGCCTCTGCTGGCTGCGGTGCCGGCCCCTGCCGTCGCCGCGCTGCCCGCGCTGCTGGAGCCCGGTGCCGTGGGGGCGCGAGCCGGCGCCCACCTGCCGCACCTGCGCCGAATGGCCGGCCGCCATCCGCGCCATTCGCTCCGCCTTCGCCATCGGCCAGGCGCCGCGCCGCATGGTGCACGCGCTGAAGTACCGCGGCTGGGAGGCGGCCGCCGAGCCCATGGCCGCGCGGATGGCCGCGCTGGAGCTTCCCGCCGACGTGCAGGCCGAGGCCGAGATCGTCGTTCCCATCCCCACCAGCGCGGCGCGGCTGCGGGAGCGCGGCTACAACCAGGCCGGGCTGCTGGCGCGCGGGCTGGCCCGCCGCACGGGGCGCGTGCTGCGCACCGACCTGCTCCTTCGCACGCACTCCGCGGGGAGCCAAACGGCCTTGCATCCCGCCGAGCGGCGGGCTAACGTTGCGCGCGCTTTCGCCGTGCCGCCGGGCGCGGCCGGCGAGCTGCGCGGCGAGCACGTGATCGTGGTGGACGACGTATGGACCACCGGCGCCACCGCCCTCGCCTGCGTGGACGCGCTCCTGGCGGCCGGCGCCCGCGTGGCGAGCGTGGTCACCTTCGCCCGCGTGGTTCCGGAGCTGGAGCGGCAGGGCGCTCCGGCTCCGCGCTCGTCTTGA
- a CDS encoding phosphoglycerate kinase, which translates to MNKLTLNDLPKSALTGRRVLVRVDYNVPLDADGRITDDTRISATVLTLRYLIENGARIVLLSHFGRPRGKPVPEMSLRPAAARLGELLGRDVAFVGETVGPEAVEATRKLGDGDVLLLENTRFIAGEEKNDRELARQMAGLGDVYVNDAFGAAHRAHSSTAGVAEVMKGEGKPAVAGFLMAKELEYLGGALEHPKRPFVAILGGAKISGKIDVITALLPKVDRLLIGGAMANTFFRAMGLQTGTSLVEDDRVEMARGLVQGSGDRLVLPVDCIVTDRLEAGAEKQVVSREAIPADRMVADIGPRSVDLYRRELEGAGTVLWNGPMGVFEVPEFADGTRGVAEAVAAATDAGATTIIGGGDSAAAVSEMGLEARMSHVSTGGGASLEFLEGKELPGVAALSDRDAS; encoded by the coding sequence ATGAACAAGCTCACGCTCAACGACCTGCCGAAGAGCGCCCTCACCGGCAGGCGCGTGCTCGTCCGCGTGGACTACAACGTCCCGCTCGACGCCGACGGCCGGATCACCGACGACACGCGCATCAGCGCCACCGTGCTCACGCTCCGGTACCTGATCGAAAACGGCGCGCGCATCGTCCTCCTCTCCCACTTCGGCCGCCCCAGGGGGAAGCCGGTGCCGGAGATGTCGCTTCGCCCCGCCGCCGCGCGGCTCGGCGAGCTGCTGGGCCGCGACGTCGCCTTCGTGGGCGAGACGGTCGGCCCGGAAGCCGTCGAAGCCACGCGGAAGCTGGGGGATGGAGACGTGCTGCTGCTGGAGAACACGCGCTTCATCGCGGGCGAGGAGAAGAACGATAGGGAGCTCGCCCGGCAGATGGCCGGGCTGGGCGACGTGTACGTGAACGACGCGTTCGGCGCCGCGCACCGGGCCCACTCGTCCACCGCCGGTGTCGCGGAGGTGATGAAGGGGGAAGGGAAGCCCGCCGTCGCCGGGTTCCTGATGGCGAAGGAGCTGGAATACCTCGGCGGCGCGCTGGAGCACCCGAAGCGCCCGTTCGTCGCCATCCTGGGCGGCGCCAAGATCAGCGGGAAGATCGACGTCATCACCGCGCTCCTTCCCAAGGTCGACCGCCTGCTGATCGGCGGGGCGATGGCGAACACCTTCTTCCGCGCGATGGGCCTGCAGACCGGCACCTCGCTGGTGGAGGACGACCGCGTGGAGATGGCGCGCGGCCTGGTGCAGGGCTCGGGCGACCGCCTGGTCCTCCCCGTCGACTGCATCGTCACCGACCGGCTGGAGGCCGGCGCGGAGAAGCAGGTGGTGTCGCGCGAGGCGATCCCCGCGGACCGGATGGTGGCGGACATCGGCCCGCGGTCCGTGGACCTCTACCGCCGCGAGCTGGAGGGCGCGGGAACGGTGCTCTGGAACGGGCCGATGGGCGTGTTCGAGGTCCCCGAGTTCGCGGACGGCACCCGCGGCGTGGCCGAGGCGGTGGCCGCGGCGACGGACGCCGGCGCGACCACCATCATCGGCGGCGGCGACTCGGCGGCGGCGGTGAGCGAGATGGGGCTGGAGGCGCGGATGTCGCACGTGTCCACCGGCGGCGGGGCGTCGCTGGAGTTCCTGGAAGGGAAGGAGCTTCCCGGCGTGGCCGCGCTCTCGGACCGGGACGCTTCGTGA
- the secG gene encoding preprotein translocase subunit SecG: MFTLLLILLVIDALVLIPVVLLQSGKGGGLAAMGGGGGGGSDTLFGSRQATTILHKASWWAGGIFVAIAFTLSLMSARATRPTSVLRQGLQQAAPPAAAGQPIPGTTQGAPNQAQGTGPVPAAAPAPAAVQGGNDPATANAGSPAPAPGQTPAPANQPAAPKQ, encoded by the coding sequence GTGTTCACTCTTCTGCTGATCCTGCTGGTCATCGACGCGCTGGTGCTCATTCCCGTGGTGCTGCTGCAGTCCGGCAAGGGCGGCGGCCTGGCCGCCATGGGTGGCGGCGGCGGGGGCGGCTCCGACACGCTGTTCGGCAGCCGCCAGGCCACCACCATCCTGCACAAGGCCTCGTGGTGGGCCGGCGGGATCTTCGTGGCCATCGCCTTCACGCTGTCGCTGATGTCGGCGCGCGCCACGCGGCCCACCTCGGTGCTGCGCCAGGGGCTGCAGCAGGCCGCGCCGCCGGCGGCCGCGGGCCAGCCGATCCCGGGGACCACGCAGGGCGCGCCGAACCAGGCGCAGGGGACCGGCCCGGTGCCGGCCGCCGCGCCCGCCCCCGCCGCCGTGCAGGGCGGCAACGACCCGGCGACGGCCAACGCGGGCTCGCCCGCGCCGGCGCCCGGCCAGA
- the gap gene encoding type I glyceraldehyde-3-phosphate dehydrogenase produces MAIRVAINGFGRIGRNVLRAAKQMGATDLDFVAVNDLTDTKTLGHLLKHDSVHRAYPGTVEVKENALIVDGDEVRVLAEKDPSALPWRDLGVDVVIESTGRFTRREDAAKHLEAGARKVIISAPAKNEDITIVLGVNEEKYDGANHHVISNASCTTNCLAPVVKVLLDEFGFRRGVMTTVHAYTNDQQILDLPHKDLRRARAAGMSIIPTTTGAAKATALVIPEVKGKIDGIAMRVPTPDVSIVDLVAELEREVTAQQVNDALRAASEGRLKGILGYEEEELVSVDYTGNPHSSIIDAPSTNVIQGLVKVMSWYDNEWGYSCRCVDLARYVGERLQNS; encoded by the coding sequence ATGGCTATTCGCGTCGCCATCAACGGCTTCGGCCGCATCGGGCGCAACGTGCTGCGCGCCGCCAAGCAGATGGGCGCCACCGATCTGGACTTCGTGGCGGTGAACGACCTGACCGACACGAAGACGCTGGGTCACCTGCTGAAGCACGACTCGGTGCACCGCGCCTATCCTGGCACCGTGGAGGTGAAGGAGAACGCGCTGATCGTCGATGGCGACGAGGTGCGCGTGCTGGCCGAGAAGGACCCGTCGGCGCTTCCCTGGCGCGACCTGGGCGTGGACGTGGTGATCGAGAGCACCGGCCGCTTCACCAGGCGCGAGGACGCCGCCAAGCACCTGGAGGCCGGCGCCCGCAAGGTCATCATCTCCGCCCCCGCCAAGAACGAGGACATCACCATCGTCCTGGGCGTGAACGAGGAGAAGTACGACGGCGCGAACCACCACGTCATCTCCAACGCCAGCTGCACCACCAACTGCCTGGCGCCGGTGGTGAAGGTGCTGCTCGACGAGTTCGGGTTCCGCCGCGGCGTGATGACCACGGTGCACGCGTACACCAACGACCAGCAGATCCTCGACCTGCCGCACAAGGACCTGCGCCGCGCCCGCGCCGCGGGGATGTCCATCATCCCCACCACCACGGGCGCCGCCAAGGCCACCGCGCTGGTGATTCCCGAGGTGAAGGGGAAGATCGACGGCATCGCCATGCGCGTGCCCACGCCCGACGTGTCCATCGTGGACCTCGTCGCCGAGCTGGAGCGGGAGGTCACGGCGCAGCAGGTGAACGACGCGCTGCGCGCCGCCAGCGAGGGGCGGCTGAAGGGGATCCTGGGGTACGAGGAAGAGGAGCTGGTGTCGGTCGACTACACCGGCAACCCGCACTCGTCCATCATCGACGCGCCCAGCACCAACGTCATCCAGGGGCTGGTGAAGGTGATGAGCTGGTACGACAACGAGTGGGGCTATTCCTGCCGCTGCGTGGACCTGGCCCGCTACGTCGGCGAGCGCCTGCAGAACAGCTGA
- the tpiA gene encoding triose-phosphate isomerase — MSAPLKPVLAGNWKMNLGPSDAARFFDEFLAVWQPRDDRSVVVFPPAISLSAAREAVQAHRRPDVLLGAQKVHWEPNGAYTGEISARMAADAGASLVLVGHSECRWVFGETTDETVKKVRAVVDAGLVPVLCVGEKIEERRAGRAEDVVESQLAPVLGTVSSDEARSLVVAYEPVWAIGTGVNATPDDAAAMHGYIRRELAAAYGHEISAAVPILYGGSVKPDNAAELLAVDGVDGVLVGGASLDPHGFARICGAV; from the coding sequence GTGAGCGCGCCGCTGAAGCCGGTGCTGGCCGGCAACTGGAAGATGAACCTGGGCCCGTCCGACGCCGCGCGCTTCTTCGACGAGTTCCTGGCCGTCTGGCAGCCGCGCGACGACCGCAGCGTGGTCGTCTTCCCCCCCGCCATCTCGCTCTCCGCCGCGCGCGAGGCCGTGCAGGCGCACCGCCGCCCCGACGTGCTGCTGGGCGCGCAGAAGGTGCACTGGGAGCCGAACGGCGCCTACACCGGCGAGATCAGCGCGCGGATGGCGGCCGACGCCGGGGCGTCGCTGGTGCTGGTGGGCCACAGCGAGTGCCGCTGGGTGTTCGGCGAGACCACCGACGAAACGGTGAAGAAGGTGCGCGCCGTGGTCGACGCCGGGCTGGTGCCCGTCCTCTGCGTGGGCGAGAAGATCGAGGAGCGCCGCGCCGGCCGCGCCGAGGACGTGGTGGAGTCGCAGCTGGCGCCCGTCCTGGGCACCGTGTCGTCCGACGAGGCGCGCTCGCTGGTGGTGGCCTACGAGCCGGTGTGGGCCATCGGCACCGGCGTGAACGCCACCCCGGACGACGCGGCGGCGATGCACGGCTACATCCGCCGCGAGCTGGCGGCCGCCTACGGCCACGAGATCTCCGCCGCGGTGCCCATCCTCTACGGCGGGAGCGTGAAGCCCGACAACGCCGCCGAGCTGCTGGCGGTCGACGGCGTGGACGGCGTGCTGGTGGGCGGCGCCAGCCTGGACCCGCACGGCTTCGCCCGGATCTGCGGCGCGGTCTGA